A stretch of Cynocephalus volans isolate mCynVol1 chromosome 9, mCynVol1.pri, whole genome shotgun sequence DNA encodes these proteins:
- the LOC134386380 gene encoding growth-regulated protein homolog gamma-like: MARTATPAASCAPRLLRAALLLLLLVTAGRLSTAAPVVGELRCQCFQKLQGIHLKNIQSVKVTSPGPHCDQTEVIATLKNGQEACLDPTAPMVKKIIDKMLNKGDTN; the protein is encoded by the exons ATGGCCCGCACCGCCACCCCCGCTGCCTCCTGCGCTCCCCGGCTCCTCCGGGCGGcgctgctgctcctgctcctggtCACCGCCGGCCGCCTCTCGACAG CGGCGCCCGTGGTCGGTGAACTGCGCTGCCAGTGCTTCCAGAAACTGCAGGGCATCCACCTCAAGAACATCCAAAGTGTGAAGGTGACGTCCCCGGGACCCCACTGCGACCAGACCGAAGTCAT aGCCACTCTCAAGAATGGGCAGGAAGCCTGTCTCGACCCCACAGCCCCCATGGTTAAGAAAATCATCGACAAGATGCTAAACAA GGGCGACACCAACTGA